In Centroberyx gerrardi isolate f3 chromosome 20, fCenGer3.hap1.cur.20231027, whole genome shotgun sequence, a genomic segment contains:
- the rhbdf1b gene encoding inactive rhomboid protein 1 isoform X3, whose product MTLTFTSSWSSLDRGTADWFGVSKDSDSTQRWRRKSLQHCNQLYGGLKAQVMREMELPSQDNLSLASTETPPPLYLPPHHPSHHHYGMQRIVDPLARGRAFRMVEEVDGFSVPQTPITPGAASLCSFSSSRSALNRLPRRRKRESVAVMSLKAAAALMKGRTLRESTTRRCRRRSFMPPSFFDDDTVDFPDELDTSFFTREGLQDELSSYADEVFETPSEAALNQQAEEGDLTGSALDKNELERSHLMLPLERGWRKAKDGSLVQPKVRLRQEVVSVNGHQQRGQRIAVPVKKLFAREKRPYGLGMVGRLTNRTYRKRIDSFVQRQIEDMDDHRPFFTYWITFVHLLITILAVTIYGIAPVGFSQHETVDSVLRNKGVYENVKFVQQENFWVGPNSEALIHLGAKFSPCMRQDQEVHELIQEKRARERDSGCCVRNDRSGCLQTLQEECSSTLAVWVKWPQHPSAPYLNGKLRQHGSVCHQDPRICLEPASVSPHEWPDDITKWPVCTRYNSGNHTNLPHIDCAITGRPCCIGTKGRCEITSREYCDFMQGYFHEEATLCSQVACMDDVCGLLPFLNPEIPDQFYRLWLSLFLHAGILHCLVSVLFQMTVLRDLEKLAGWLRISIIYILSGITGNLASAIFLPYRAEVGPAGSQFGILACLFVELFQSWQILERPWRAFAKLLAIALFLFSFGLLPWIDNFAHVCGFVSGFFLSFAFLPYISFGRSDMYRKRVQICVFLLVFLGLFSALAVLFYVYPVKCDWCEYLTCIPITDKFCEKYDLNAHIH is encoded by the exons ATGACCCTgaccttcacctcctcctggaGCTCTCTGGACAG GGGCACGGCCGACTGGTTCGGGGTGAGCAAGGACAGCGACAGCACCCAgcgatggaggaggaagagcctGCAGCACTGCAACCAGCTGTACGGGGGTCTGAAGGCCCAGGTGATGAGGGAGATGGAGCTTCCCAGCCAGGACAACCTCTCCCTGGCCAGCACTGagacccctccccccctctacctcccaccccaccaccccagTCACCACCACTATGGCATGCAGAGG atTGTGGACCCCCTGGCGCGGGGCCGTGCCTTCCGCATGGTGGAGGAGGTAGACGGCTTCAGCGTCCCGCAGACTCCCATCACGCCCGGCGccgcctccctctgctccttctccagctcccgCTCCGCCCTCAACAGGTTGCCGCGACGACGCAAACGGGAGTCCGTCGCAGTCATGAGCCTCAAGGCCGCGGCAGCActgatgaag ggccgGACCCTGCGGGAGAGCACCACCCGGCGATGTCGCAGACGGAGTTTCATGCCTCCTAGTTTCTTTGACGACGACACTGTGGACTTCCCCGACGAGCTCGACACTTCCTTCTTCACCAGA GAAGGTCTGCAGGATGAGTTGTCCAGCTATGCTGACGAGGTGTTTGAGACGCCATCGGAGGCGGCGCTTAACCAGCAGGCGGAGGAGGGCGACCTGACAGGAAGCGCCCTGGATAAGAACGAGCTGGAGAGGAGCCACCTCATGCT gCCTTTAGAGCGAGGCTGGCGGAAAGCCAAAGACGGCTCTCTGGTGCAGCCCAAGGTGCGCCTGAGGCAGGAGGTGGTGAGCGTCAACGGGCATCAGCAGCGCGGACAGCGGATCGCCGTTCCCGTTAAGAAGCTGTTCGCCCGGGAGAAGAGGCCGTACGGGCTGGGCATGGTCGGCCGTCTCACCAACCGGACGTACCGCAAGCGCATCGACAGCTTCGTCCAGCGGCAGATTGAGGATATGGACGATCACAG GCCTTTTTTTACCTATTGGATCACATTTGTCCATTTGCTCATCACCATTCTGGCTGTCACTATCTACGGCATTGCACCTGTGGGCTTCTCCCAGCATGAAACTGTCGACTCc GTGTTGAGAAATAAGGGAGTTTATGAAAATGTCAAGTTTGTGCAACAAGAAAACTTCTGGGTTGGGCCAAATTCA GAGGCGCTGATCCACCTGGGAGCCAAGTTCTCCCCCTGCATGCGTCAGGACCAGGAGGTCCACGAGCTGATCCAGGAGAAGAGAGCCAGAGAGCGAGACTCAGGCTGCTGCGTGAGGAACGACCGCTCCGGCTGCCTGCAGACCCTGCAGGAGGAGTGTTCG AGTACACTGGCAGTGTGGGTGAAGTGGCCTCAGCACCCGAGCGCTCCCTATCTGAACGGTAAACTACGGCAGCACGGCTCAGTCTGCCATCAGGACCCCAG AATTTGTCTGGAGCCAGCCTCAGTTTCCCCTCATGAGTGgcctgatgacatcaccaaGTGGCCA GTTTGTACAAGGTACAACTCCGGGAACCACACCAACCTCCCACACATAGACTGTGCCATCACAGGCCGGCCCTGCTGCATCGGAACCAAAGGACG ATGTGAAATCACTTCCAGAGAGTACTGTGACTTCATGCAGGGCTACTTCCATGAGGAGGCCACTCTCTGCTCacag gtgGCCTGTATGGACGATGTGTGCGGTCTGCTGCCTTTCCTCAACCCTGAGATCCCCGACCAGTTCTACCgcctctggctctctctcttccttcacgCTGG gatCCTGCACTGCCTGGTGTCGGTGCTGTTCCAGATGACGGTGCTGAGGGACCTGGAGaaactggctggctggctgcggATCTCCATCATCTACATCCTCAGCGGCATCACTGGCAACCTGGCCTCAGCCATCTTCCTGCCCTACAGAGCTGAG gtGGGTCCGGCGGGCAGCCAGTTCGGCATCCTGGCCTGTCTGTTTGTGGAGCTGTTTCAGAGCTGGCAGATCCTGGAGCGGCCGTGGAGGGCCTTCGCCAAGCTGCTGGCCAtcgccctcttcctcttctcctttggCCTGCTGCCTTGGATCGACAACTTCGCCCACGTCTGCGGCTTCGTGTCGGGgttcttcctctccttcgcCTTCCTGCCATACATCAG TTTCGGGCGGTCTGACATGTACCGGAAGCGGGTCCAGATCTGCGTCTTCCTGCTGgtgttcctgggcctgttctcCGCTCTGGCCGTCCTCTTCTACGTCTACCCTGTGAAGTGCGACTGGTGCGAGTATCTCACCTGCATCCCCATCACCGACAAGTTCTGCGAGAAGTACGACCTGAACGCCCACATCCACTGA
- the rhbdf1b gene encoding inactive rhomboid protein 1 isoform X1 has product MAEPGQAGQEGQEGSRNSSLQRKKPPWLKLDIPTIQLTPDDTPTLTQPVKRPLGFLRSVSMPGENSQTGIAALEASNNYLRPPLERLPSITQTIKSEKRVRFERVNTVPPKGQRGPRRVSTIRRRSCIPKILTRRRSSIPKQIIRGTADWFGVSKDSDSTQRWRRKSLQHCNQLYGGLKAQVMREMELPSQDNLSLASTETPPPLYLPPHHPSHHHYGMQRIVDPLARGRAFRMVEEVDGFSVPQTPITPGAASLCSFSSSRSALNRLPRRRKRESVAVMSLKAAAALMKGRTLRESTTRRCRRRSFMPPSFFDDDTVDFPDELDTSFFTREGLQDELSSYADEVFETPSEAALNQQAEEGDLTGSALDKNELERSHLMLPLERGWRKAKDGSLVQPKVRLRQEVVSVNGHQQRGQRIAVPVKKLFAREKRPYGLGMVGRLTNRTYRKRIDSFVQRQIEDMDDHRPFFTYWITFVHLLITILAVTIYGIAPVGFSQHETVDSVLRNKGVYENVKFVQQENFWVGPNSEALIHLGAKFSPCMRQDQEVHELIQEKRARERDSGCCVRNDRSGCLQTLQEECSSTLAVWVKWPQHPSAPYLNGKLRQHGSVCHQDPRICLEPASVSPHEWPDDITKWPVCTRYNSGNHTNLPHIDCAITGRPCCIGTKGRCEITSREYCDFMQGYFHEEATLCSQVACMDDVCGLLPFLNPEIPDQFYRLWLSLFLHAGILHCLVSVLFQMTVLRDLEKLAGWLRISIIYILSGITGNLASAIFLPYRAEVGPAGSQFGILACLFVELFQSWQILERPWRAFAKLLAIALFLFSFGLLPWIDNFAHVCGFVSGFFLSFAFLPYISFGRSDMYRKRVQICVFLLVFLGLFSALAVLFYVYPVKCDWCEYLTCIPITDKFCEKYDLNAHIH; this is encoded by the exons ATGGCTGAGCCGGGCCAGGCGGGCCAGGAGGGCCAGGAGGGCAGCAGGAACAGCAGCCTGCAGAGGAAGAAGCCTCCATGGCTCAAACTAGACATCCCCACCATCCAGCTCACCCCCGACGACACGCCCACACTCACCCAG ccgGTAAAGCGTCCCCTGGGGTTCCTGCGCAGTGTCAGCATGCCGGGGGAAAACTCCCAGACTGGCATCGCTGCCTTGGAAGCTTCCAACAACTACCTCAGACCCCCTCTGGAGAGACTGCCCTCCATCACACAGACCATCAAgag cgagAAGAGGGTGCGCTTCGAGCGGGTCAACACAGTTCCCCCAAAGGGTCAGAGGGGCCCCAGGAGGGTGTCAACCATCCGCAGGCGCTCCTGCATCCCCAAAATACTGACCCGACGGCGGTCGTCCATACCCAAACAGATCATCAG GGGCACGGCCGACTGGTTCGGGGTGAGCAAGGACAGCGACAGCACCCAgcgatggaggaggaagagcctGCAGCACTGCAACCAGCTGTACGGGGGTCTGAAGGCCCAGGTGATGAGGGAGATGGAGCTTCCCAGCCAGGACAACCTCTCCCTGGCCAGCACTGagacccctccccccctctacctcccaccccaccaccccagTCACCACCACTATGGCATGCAGAGG atTGTGGACCCCCTGGCGCGGGGCCGTGCCTTCCGCATGGTGGAGGAGGTAGACGGCTTCAGCGTCCCGCAGACTCCCATCACGCCCGGCGccgcctccctctgctccttctccagctcccgCTCCGCCCTCAACAGGTTGCCGCGACGACGCAAACGGGAGTCCGTCGCAGTCATGAGCCTCAAGGCCGCGGCAGCActgatgaag ggccgGACCCTGCGGGAGAGCACCACCCGGCGATGTCGCAGACGGAGTTTCATGCCTCCTAGTTTCTTTGACGACGACACTGTGGACTTCCCCGACGAGCTCGACACTTCCTTCTTCACCAGA GAAGGTCTGCAGGATGAGTTGTCCAGCTATGCTGACGAGGTGTTTGAGACGCCATCGGAGGCGGCGCTTAACCAGCAGGCGGAGGAGGGCGACCTGACAGGAAGCGCCCTGGATAAGAACGAGCTGGAGAGGAGCCACCTCATGCT gCCTTTAGAGCGAGGCTGGCGGAAAGCCAAAGACGGCTCTCTGGTGCAGCCCAAGGTGCGCCTGAGGCAGGAGGTGGTGAGCGTCAACGGGCATCAGCAGCGCGGACAGCGGATCGCCGTTCCCGTTAAGAAGCTGTTCGCCCGGGAGAAGAGGCCGTACGGGCTGGGCATGGTCGGCCGTCTCACCAACCGGACGTACCGCAAGCGCATCGACAGCTTCGTCCAGCGGCAGATTGAGGATATGGACGATCACAG GCCTTTTTTTACCTATTGGATCACATTTGTCCATTTGCTCATCACCATTCTGGCTGTCACTATCTACGGCATTGCACCTGTGGGCTTCTCCCAGCATGAAACTGTCGACTCc GTGTTGAGAAATAAGGGAGTTTATGAAAATGTCAAGTTTGTGCAACAAGAAAACTTCTGGGTTGGGCCAAATTCA GAGGCGCTGATCCACCTGGGAGCCAAGTTCTCCCCCTGCATGCGTCAGGACCAGGAGGTCCACGAGCTGATCCAGGAGAAGAGAGCCAGAGAGCGAGACTCAGGCTGCTGCGTGAGGAACGACCGCTCCGGCTGCCTGCAGACCCTGCAGGAGGAGTGTTCG AGTACACTGGCAGTGTGGGTGAAGTGGCCTCAGCACCCGAGCGCTCCCTATCTGAACGGTAAACTACGGCAGCACGGCTCAGTCTGCCATCAGGACCCCAG AATTTGTCTGGAGCCAGCCTCAGTTTCCCCTCATGAGTGgcctgatgacatcaccaaGTGGCCA GTTTGTACAAGGTACAACTCCGGGAACCACACCAACCTCCCACACATAGACTGTGCCATCACAGGCCGGCCCTGCTGCATCGGAACCAAAGGACG ATGTGAAATCACTTCCAGAGAGTACTGTGACTTCATGCAGGGCTACTTCCATGAGGAGGCCACTCTCTGCTCacag gtgGCCTGTATGGACGATGTGTGCGGTCTGCTGCCTTTCCTCAACCCTGAGATCCCCGACCAGTTCTACCgcctctggctctctctcttccttcacgCTGG gatCCTGCACTGCCTGGTGTCGGTGCTGTTCCAGATGACGGTGCTGAGGGACCTGGAGaaactggctggctggctgcggATCTCCATCATCTACATCCTCAGCGGCATCACTGGCAACCTGGCCTCAGCCATCTTCCTGCCCTACAGAGCTGAG gtGGGTCCGGCGGGCAGCCAGTTCGGCATCCTGGCCTGTCTGTTTGTGGAGCTGTTTCAGAGCTGGCAGATCCTGGAGCGGCCGTGGAGGGCCTTCGCCAAGCTGCTGGCCAtcgccctcttcctcttctcctttggCCTGCTGCCTTGGATCGACAACTTCGCCCACGTCTGCGGCTTCGTGTCGGGgttcttcctctccttcgcCTTCCTGCCATACATCAG TTTCGGGCGGTCTGACATGTACCGGAAGCGGGTCCAGATCTGCGTCTTCCTGCTGgtgttcctgggcctgttctcCGCTCTGGCCGTCCTCTTCTACGTCTACCCTGTGAAGTGCGACTGGTGCGAGTATCTCACCTGCATCCCCATCACCGACAAGTTCTGCGAGAAGTACGACCTGAACGCCCACATCCACTGA
- the rhbdf1b gene encoding inactive rhomboid protein 1 isoform X2, translated as MAEPGQAGQEGQEGSRNSSLQRKKPPWLKLDIPTIQLTPDDTPTLTQPVKRPLGFLRSVSMPGENSQTGIAALEASNNYLRPPLERLPSITQTIKRGTADWFGVSKDSDSTQRWRRKSLQHCNQLYGGLKAQVMREMELPSQDNLSLASTETPPPLYLPPHHPSHHHYGMQRIVDPLARGRAFRMVEEVDGFSVPQTPITPGAASLCSFSSSRSALNRLPRRRKRESVAVMSLKAAAALMKGRTLRESTTRRCRRRSFMPPSFFDDDTVDFPDELDTSFFTREGLQDELSSYADEVFETPSEAALNQQAEEGDLTGSALDKNELERSHLMLPLERGWRKAKDGSLVQPKVRLRQEVVSVNGHQQRGQRIAVPVKKLFAREKRPYGLGMVGRLTNRTYRKRIDSFVQRQIEDMDDHRPFFTYWITFVHLLITILAVTIYGIAPVGFSQHETVDSVLRNKGVYENVKFVQQENFWVGPNSEALIHLGAKFSPCMRQDQEVHELIQEKRARERDSGCCVRNDRSGCLQTLQEECSSTLAVWVKWPQHPSAPYLNGKLRQHGSVCHQDPRICLEPASVSPHEWPDDITKWPVCTRYNSGNHTNLPHIDCAITGRPCCIGTKGRCEITSREYCDFMQGYFHEEATLCSQVACMDDVCGLLPFLNPEIPDQFYRLWLSLFLHAGILHCLVSVLFQMTVLRDLEKLAGWLRISIIYILSGITGNLASAIFLPYRAEVGPAGSQFGILACLFVELFQSWQILERPWRAFAKLLAIALFLFSFGLLPWIDNFAHVCGFVSGFFLSFAFLPYISFGRSDMYRKRVQICVFLLVFLGLFSALAVLFYVYPVKCDWCEYLTCIPITDKFCEKYDLNAHIH; from the exons ATGGCTGAGCCGGGCCAGGCGGGCCAGGAGGGCCAGGAGGGCAGCAGGAACAGCAGCCTGCAGAGGAAGAAGCCTCCATGGCTCAAACTAGACATCCCCACCATCCAGCTCACCCCCGACGACACGCCCACACTCACCCAG ccgGTAAAGCGTCCCCTGGGGTTCCTGCGCAGTGTCAGCATGCCGGGGGAAAACTCCCAGACTGGCATCGCTGCCTTGGAAGCTTCCAACAACTACCTCAGACCCCCTCTGGAGAGACTGCCCTCCATCACACAGACCATCAAgag GGGCACGGCCGACTGGTTCGGGGTGAGCAAGGACAGCGACAGCACCCAgcgatggaggaggaagagcctGCAGCACTGCAACCAGCTGTACGGGGGTCTGAAGGCCCAGGTGATGAGGGAGATGGAGCTTCCCAGCCAGGACAACCTCTCCCTGGCCAGCACTGagacccctccccccctctacctcccaccccaccaccccagTCACCACCACTATGGCATGCAGAGG atTGTGGACCCCCTGGCGCGGGGCCGTGCCTTCCGCATGGTGGAGGAGGTAGACGGCTTCAGCGTCCCGCAGACTCCCATCACGCCCGGCGccgcctccctctgctccttctccagctcccgCTCCGCCCTCAACAGGTTGCCGCGACGACGCAAACGGGAGTCCGTCGCAGTCATGAGCCTCAAGGCCGCGGCAGCActgatgaag ggccgGACCCTGCGGGAGAGCACCACCCGGCGATGTCGCAGACGGAGTTTCATGCCTCCTAGTTTCTTTGACGACGACACTGTGGACTTCCCCGACGAGCTCGACACTTCCTTCTTCACCAGA GAAGGTCTGCAGGATGAGTTGTCCAGCTATGCTGACGAGGTGTTTGAGACGCCATCGGAGGCGGCGCTTAACCAGCAGGCGGAGGAGGGCGACCTGACAGGAAGCGCCCTGGATAAGAACGAGCTGGAGAGGAGCCACCTCATGCT gCCTTTAGAGCGAGGCTGGCGGAAAGCCAAAGACGGCTCTCTGGTGCAGCCCAAGGTGCGCCTGAGGCAGGAGGTGGTGAGCGTCAACGGGCATCAGCAGCGCGGACAGCGGATCGCCGTTCCCGTTAAGAAGCTGTTCGCCCGGGAGAAGAGGCCGTACGGGCTGGGCATGGTCGGCCGTCTCACCAACCGGACGTACCGCAAGCGCATCGACAGCTTCGTCCAGCGGCAGATTGAGGATATGGACGATCACAG GCCTTTTTTTACCTATTGGATCACATTTGTCCATTTGCTCATCACCATTCTGGCTGTCACTATCTACGGCATTGCACCTGTGGGCTTCTCCCAGCATGAAACTGTCGACTCc GTGTTGAGAAATAAGGGAGTTTATGAAAATGTCAAGTTTGTGCAACAAGAAAACTTCTGGGTTGGGCCAAATTCA GAGGCGCTGATCCACCTGGGAGCCAAGTTCTCCCCCTGCATGCGTCAGGACCAGGAGGTCCACGAGCTGATCCAGGAGAAGAGAGCCAGAGAGCGAGACTCAGGCTGCTGCGTGAGGAACGACCGCTCCGGCTGCCTGCAGACCCTGCAGGAGGAGTGTTCG AGTACACTGGCAGTGTGGGTGAAGTGGCCTCAGCACCCGAGCGCTCCCTATCTGAACGGTAAACTACGGCAGCACGGCTCAGTCTGCCATCAGGACCCCAG AATTTGTCTGGAGCCAGCCTCAGTTTCCCCTCATGAGTGgcctgatgacatcaccaaGTGGCCA GTTTGTACAAGGTACAACTCCGGGAACCACACCAACCTCCCACACATAGACTGTGCCATCACAGGCCGGCCCTGCTGCATCGGAACCAAAGGACG ATGTGAAATCACTTCCAGAGAGTACTGTGACTTCATGCAGGGCTACTTCCATGAGGAGGCCACTCTCTGCTCacag gtgGCCTGTATGGACGATGTGTGCGGTCTGCTGCCTTTCCTCAACCCTGAGATCCCCGACCAGTTCTACCgcctctggctctctctcttccttcacgCTGG gatCCTGCACTGCCTGGTGTCGGTGCTGTTCCAGATGACGGTGCTGAGGGACCTGGAGaaactggctggctggctgcggATCTCCATCATCTACATCCTCAGCGGCATCACTGGCAACCTGGCCTCAGCCATCTTCCTGCCCTACAGAGCTGAG gtGGGTCCGGCGGGCAGCCAGTTCGGCATCCTGGCCTGTCTGTTTGTGGAGCTGTTTCAGAGCTGGCAGATCCTGGAGCGGCCGTGGAGGGCCTTCGCCAAGCTGCTGGCCAtcgccctcttcctcttctcctttggCCTGCTGCCTTGGATCGACAACTTCGCCCACGTCTGCGGCTTCGTGTCGGGgttcttcctctccttcgcCTTCCTGCCATACATCAG TTTCGGGCGGTCTGACATGTACCGGAAGCGGGTCCAGATCTGCGTCTTCCTGCTGgtgttcctgggcctgttctcCGCTCTGGCCGTCCTCTTCTACGTCTACCCTGTGAAGTGCGACTGGTGCGAGTATCTCACCTGCATCCCCATCACCGACAAGTTCTGCGAGAAGTACGACCTGAACGCCCACATCCACTGA